The DNA window ATTTCGTTCACTCGGGCCTCGTACAGGCATTTATGCAGAACCATCGCTCATAGCTAAAGCAGAATATGAGTTTGCCGATACTGAAGCAATGATGACTTCGGCTGAAGAACTGTACGGCCCATATCGTTGGGGAAGATATGATCTTCTGATTCTTCCTCCGAGCTTTCCATTCGGAGGAATGGAAAACCCTCGACTCACATTTTTAAGTCCATTTTATCTCGTAGGTGACAGGTCACTAGTATCGGTCATTGCGCATGAACTGGCTCATTCATGGTCGGGAAACCTTGTGACAAATTCTGATTGGAATGATATATGGCTGAATGAAGGCTTTACCACCTACTTCGGTGGCAGGATAATGGAAGTAGTATACGGAAAAAGTTACCAGGATATGTTAGATGTGGTAAAAGAAATAGATTTGAGTGCAACGGTTGATCGAATAGGTCCCGATAACGCTGATACCCGGCTAAAAGTGAATTTTGACGGAAGAGATCCTTCAGGTGTTTTTACGAATATTCCATATTATAAAGGACATTTCTTTTTAATGGCTATTGAGAATGCTGTTGGCAGAGAGCGTTGGGATGCATTTTTGAAAGATTATTTTACCGTGCATGCCTTTGGCAATATGACGACCGAACGATTCCTTAAATATATGGACGAAAATCTGATAATGGGAAATGAGGAGCTTGCGGATATAATCCAGATCGATGATTGGGTTTACGGCGAAGGAATACCTACAAATTTTCCTGAATTGCATTCTTCGGAATTCGATATTGTTGACGAAGCAGTCAACAATTGGAAAACCGGTTCTTCAGCATCCGAAATAAGCACTGAAGGTTGGACAACCCATCACTGGATATATTTCATTAAACAGCTTCCGAAGAAAATATCAACAGCTCGATTAGACGATCTAAATAAAAATCTAAATTTAAACAATAATAAGAATCATAGGATATTAAGAATTTGGCTTGCGCTTGCGATGGAAAATCATTATGAACCTTCTTTTGACATGACCGAGAGATTTCTCATGGAGAAATACGGTTCTACAGGGTTATATCGAGCTTTGGCTAAGACTCCTGAAGGTTTGGAGATGGGAAGAAAAATCTATGAGAAGGCAAAACCGATGTACCATCATCTATCTAGAACTAGAGTTGAAGTTATTCTCGGATTGGATGAGAACTAACGGACAGAGATATTATCACTCATTTTGCCGGATGCTTTTAACAGGTCTGAAAGTTATATTAGCAAAGATTTTGTCAGAATAAAAATCAATACTAAACAGGAAGGAGTAAAGATTGGGCATCAAAATTAACTTCAATTTGAAATTTATTTTATTATCGTTATTTATTTCATTATTAACGATGAGCTGTTTTTCAGGTACTGCTACTAAAACGGATAAACATACAGATATGGCGAGGACAATGAATGAAAAAATATACGTAAAAGACTCCCACTCAAATTCAAGGCCGTGGGAAGCGAATATAGAGCATATATCCCTTGATTTATCTGTCGATTTTGAGGAAAAGGTCATATCAGGGAAAGCGACCCTATCTATCAATAATAAAGAAGCTGTAAATAAACTATATCTTGACGCATGGGGTTTAACGATAGATAGAATCACTCTCGGGGAAGACGAAAGTCCTGCAACTTATGAATTAGGCGATTTTGTCGAGCTTCACGGTTCAGCGCTGGTAGTTGATATTACGGCAGAAACAAAAACAGTTAATATATACTATGCTACAAGCCCGGACGCTCAGGGTTTAGATTGGGTTCCACCCATACAAACAGCAGGCGGTATCGAGCCATTTATGTATACTCAATCACAGGCAATTCTTGCGCGAACGTGGATACCTTTACAGGACACTCCCGGCGTTCGATTCAGCTATGATGCTACAATCAAAGTGCCATCAAAGTTTCTGGCAATAATGAGCGCGGGAAATCCAACCGAAAAAAATGCAGAAGGTGTTTATCATTTTGAGATGCCTCAGAAAATTCCATCCTATCTTATGGCTTTAGGGGTTGGTGATTTGGAATTTCGTTCGCTCGGACCGCGCACGGGCGTTTACGCCGAACCATCGCTCATAGATAGAGCAGAATATGAATTTGGCGATACTGAGGCTATGATGACATCGGCTGAAGAGCTGTACGGGCCGTATCTTTGGGGAAGATATGACCTTTTAGTTCTTCCCCCGAGCTTTCCTTGGGGAGGGATGGAGAATCCACGGCTCACGTTTGTATATCCGCTCGTTCTCGTGGGCGACAGATCCTTAGTCTCGCTTATAGCGCATGAACTGGCTCATTCATGGTCGGGAAATCTTGTGACCAACGCAGATTGGAACGATATCTGGCTGAACGAAGGATTTACCACTTACTTCACCGGCAGGATAATGGAAGTGGTATATGGGAAAAATTACCAGGATATGTTAGACGTAACATCAGAAATTAGTTTGCGAGAAGAGGTCGAAAGAATGG is part of the Candidatus Neomarinimicrobiota bacterium genome and encodes:
- a CDS encoding leukotriene A4 hydrolase C-terminal domain-containing protein, whose product is MNITFKLKLRFIALSIFISILTLSCFSGSATKTVTHSDTPHKTNEKIFVKDAHSFSKPWEANIEHISLDLNIDFEEKIISGKAILSINNKKAVNTLHLDSWDLKIEKITLGKEESPTTFEIGEFVKLHGSPLIVNIMPETKTVNIYYATSPSAGGLDWVAPIQTAGGVEPFMYTVAEPILARSWIPLQDTPGVRFSYDATITVPPKFLAIMSATNPTEKNAEGVYHFEMPQKIPSYLVALGVGDLEFRSLGPRTGIYAEPSLIAKAEYEFADTEAMMTSAEELYGPYRWGRYDLLILPPSFPFGGMENPRLTFLSPFYLVGDRSLVSVIAHELAHSWSGNLVTNSDWNDIWLNEGFTTYFGGRIMEVVYGKSYQDMLDVVKEIDLSATVDRIGPDNADTRLKVNFDGRDPSGVFTNIPYYKGHFFLMAIENAVGRERWDAFLKDYFTVHAFGNMTTERFLKYMDENLIMGNEELADIIQIDDWVYGEGIPTNFPELHSSEFDIVDEAVNNWKTGSSASEISTEGWTTHHWIYFIKQLPKKISTARLDDLNKNLNLNNNKNHRILRIWLALAMENHYEPSFDMTERFLMEKYGSTGLYRALAKTPEGLEMGRKIYEKAKPMYHHLSRTRVEVILGLDEN
- a CDS encoding leukotriene A4 hydrolase C-terminal domain-containing protein, giving the protein MARTMNEKIYVKDSHSNSRPWEANIEHISLDLSVDFEEKVISGKATLSINNKEAVNKLYLDAWGLTIDRITLGEDESPATYELGDFVELHGSALVVDITAETKTVNIYYATSPDAQGLDWVPPIQTAGGIEPFMYTQSQAILARTWIPLQDTPGVRFSYDATIKVPSKFLAIMSAGNPTEKNAEGVYHFEMPQKIPSYLMALGVGDLEFRSLGPRTGVYAEPSLIDRAEYEFGDTEAMMTSAEELYGPYLWGRYDLLVLPPSFPWGGMENPRLTFVYPLVLVGDRSLVSLIAHELAHSWSGNLVTNADWNDIWLNEGFTTYFTGRIMEVVYGKNYQDMLDVTSEISLREEVERMGPDSADTRLKLNMDGRNPDDAFTNIPYSKGKFFLKTIENAVGREQWDAFLKEYFAKHAFGNMTTERFLKYMDENLIMGDKELAEKIQIDNWVYGKGIPSNFPELHSTEFDIVDDMVNNWENGSSASEISTEGWTTHHWIYFFKQLPKKISTERLDDLNNNLNLNDIQNPIVLRYWLALAVENLYEPSFETTEKFLTEIGHRGSVREIFRALAKTPEGLEMGRRIYKNTREKYHYMTFTAIDAILGWEE